The proteins below come from a single Rhodococcus sp. WMMA185 genomic window:
- the phnA gene encoding phosphonoacetate hydrolase: MPEKSFSVNGREYIVPDTPVVVICIDGSEPEYHLKAIEARRMPWLEATLADGGTYIPAHCAMPALTNPNNISIATGRPPKYHGISGNYIFDTETGEEVLMNDKKFLRIPTIFAAANEAGLDVAVVTAKDKLRRLLGAGLVEEGPNLDGTPGMTAPSRRGICFSAEKADQATVEANGIGDVLSLVDRPLPEVYSADLSEFVLAAGVKILEARKPDLMYLTLTDYIQHKNAPGTEVADAFYEMIDRYASELDALGAIVVITADHGMSAKSLSDGAPNVIFVEDEVKGILAGLGSPSEDVRVILPITDPYTVHHGALGSFASVYLPPGTDVDAVAQALAGIDGIEAVHRRQEAADRYELPADRIGDLVVLAEKNTAVGRFAQWHDLTQLDAPLRSHGALGELNIPFVINRQLEQPEPVDTHLGSSARVHNYDAFWVATTALSRRKPTRASLV; encoded by the coding sequence ATGCCCGAAAAGTCCTTCAGCGTCAACGGCCGCGAATACATCGTTCCCGACACGCCCGTGGTGGTCATCTGCATCGACGGCAGCGAACCGGAGTATCACCTGAAGGCGATCGAGGCGCGGCGAATGCCTTGGCTCGAAGCGACACTGGCAGATGGCGGTACGTACATCCCCGCGCACTGCGCGATGCCCGCACTGACCAACCCCAACAACATCTCGATCGCTACCGGACGTCCGCCCAAGTATCACGGCATCAGCGGAAACTACATCTTCGACACCGAGACCGGCGAAGAAGTGTTGATGAACGACAAGAAGTTCCTGCGAATCCCGACCATCTTCGCGGCCGCCAACGAGGCGGGCCTAGACGTCGCCGTTGTCACCGCCAAGGACAAGCTTCGGCGCCTGCTCGGCGCAGGGCTCGTCGAAGAGGGGCCAAATCTCGACGGCACGCCAGGAATGACTGCCCCATCTCGGCGCGGCATCTGCTTTTCGGCCGAGAAGGCCGACCAGGCAACCGTCGAAGCGAACGGCATCGGCGACGTCCTGAGTCTGGTGGATCGACCGCTCCCCGAAGTGTATTCGGCCGACCTGAGCGAGTTCGTACTCGCTGCGGGCGTCAAGATCCTCGAGGCTCGCAAGCCGGACCTGATGTACCTGACCCTGACCGACTACATCCAGCACAAGAACGCACCCGGCACCGAGGTCGCGGATGCGTTCTACGAAATGATCGACCGGTATGCGAGCGAGCTCGATGCGCTTGGGGCCATCGTCGTGATCACCGCCGACCATGGCATGAGTGCGAAGTCGCTGTCGGACGGCGCACCCAACGTCATCTTCGTCGAAGACGAGGTCAAGGGCATTCTTGCCGGGCTCGGCTCTCCATCGGAGGACGTGCGGGTGATCCTTCCGATCACCGACCCGTACACCGTTCACCACGGCGCGCTCGGCTCGTTCGCGAGCGTGTACCTCCCCCCGGGCACCGACGTAGATGCCGTCGCCCAGGCGCTGGCCGGTATCGATGGCATCGAGGCGGTGCACAGGCGTCAGGAGGCAGCCGACCGCTACGAGCTGCCTGCCGATCGGATCGGCGACCTCGTCGTACTGGCCGAGAAGAACACCGCTGTCGGGCGGTTTGCGCAGTGGCACGATCTGACCCAACTCGATGCCCCGCTGCGCTCGCACGGGGCGCTGGGCGAACTGAACATTCCGTTCGTAATCAACCGACAACTCGAACAACCGGAGCCAGTCGACACCCACCTCGGCAGCTCGGCCCGCGTACACAACTACGACGCATTCTGGGTCGCCACAACTGCACTCAGCCGTCGCAAACCCACCAGGGCTTCCCTGGTCTAG
- a CDS encoding alpha/beta hydrolase, whose product MQHRESSFTGVGGVPIVYDVWLPEGPPRGVLVLCHGLGEHARRYDHVVKRLGELDLAIYAPDHRGHGRSGGKRVLLKDWSDFTDDLHQLFGIVAKDWPGADRFLLGHSMGGAIALTYALDHQQDLQALMLSGPAVDVTTGKSPIVIEIGKVVGRFLPGVPVESLDAKLVSRDPAVVAAYEEDPLVHHGKIPAGIARGMILAAEQLPKRLPSLKLPLLLQHGREDGLVSVHGTEMIAEYAGSEDLTVDIYENLYHEVFNEPENEKVLDDLVEWLRPRVQG is encoded by the coding sequence ATGCAACATCGAGAATCATCCTTCACCGGCGTCGGGGGAGTCCCGATCGTCTACGACGTATGGCTCCCCGAGGGACCGCCGCGGGGCGTGCTGGTGCTGTGCCACGGCCTCGGTGAGCATGCCCGGCGCTACGACCATGTGGTCAAGCGACTCGGAGAACTCGATCTTGCGATCTATGCGCCCGATCACCGCGGCCACGGACGGTCGGGCGGCAAGCGCGTGTTACTGAAGGACTGGTCCGATTTCACCGACGATCTGCACCAGCTGTTCGGCATCGTGGCGAAGGACTGGCCCGGGGCCGACCGGTTCCTGCTCGGGCACAGTATGGGCGGTGCAATCGCACTGACCTACGCACTCGATCATCAGCAAGATCTACAGGCCCTGATGCTGTCCGGACCGGCGGTCGACGTAACGACCGGGAAGTCACCCATTGTGATCGAAATCGGCAAAGTGGTGGGCCGATTCCTGCCCGGAGTGCCCGTGGAATCACTCGATGCGAAGCTGGTCTCCCGCGACCCAGCCGTGGTGGCAGCTTACGAAGAGGATCCTCTCGTTCACCACGGGAAGATCCCCGCCGGTATCGCTCGGGGAATGATCCTCGCTGCCGAGCAGCTACCGAAGCGCCTCCCGTCGCTGAAGCTGCCACTACTACTCCAGCACGGCCGAGAAGACGGACTCGTGAGCGTTCACGGCACCGAAATGATCGCCGAGTACGCCGGGTCCGAGGATCTCACCGTCGATATCTACGAGAACCTGTATCACGAGGTGTTCAACGAACCTGAGAACGAGAAGGTGCTCGACGATCTAGTGGAGTGGCTGCGCCCCCGCGTGCAGGGCTGA
- a CDS encoding MFS transporter: MTLKESRIADPVTDKKFRGLQWRMLLATMFCYAFFYTGRQTFGFAIPGIEAELGLSKEVLGAISGLLLWTYAIGQIINGNIVDKIGGRRVMTAGTVLSTALNWVTSFAIGPLSLGAAWAANGYAQAMGWTAGGRVISNWWAPSERGRSFGFYTFAGGVASVVAYLTSTIVVDTLHLDWEWIFRVPVLLMLVGGIVFYLLSRESPDSAKIVPPKHFTKELTVEHEAITNTDTSDEDTTEEDARLGESSLSRYAHVLSNPRIWSTGFAIGFLNAARYGLLTWVPVYFLSTDSPHGDGGISPVWTSVALPIGMAVGALVNGEISDRLFGSRRDLPIILFTVIGAMASITMYAAPLGITTGMIVLFLTGFFVYGPQSSFWALTVDISGTKVAGTAIGVVNFFAYLFAGAASPITGYIMDVTGKTSYIFPIVAACCLVSALATLTIRHRPPSRELAA, translated from the coding sequence ATGACCCTCAAAGAATCGCGCATTGCAGATCCGGTGACCGACAAGAAGTTCCGCGGGCTGCAGTGGCGAATGTTGCTTGCAACCATGTTCTGCTACGCCTTCTTCTATACCGGCCGGCAAACGTTCGGGTTCGCGATACCCGGAATCGAAGCCGAGTTGGGCCTGAGCAAAGAAGTGCTGGGGGCTATCAGCGGACTCCTGCTGTGGACGTACGCGATCGGGCAGATTATCAACGGAAACATAGTCGACAAGATCGGCGGCCGGAGGGTGATGACCGCCGGAACAGTCTTGTCTACCGCCTTGAACTGGGTGACCAGCTTCGCGATCGGCCCGTTGAGTCTGGGGGCGGCATGGGCGGCCAACGGCTATGCACAGGCGATGGGGTGGACGGCAGGCGGGCGAGTCATCTCGAACTGGTGGGCGCCGAGCGAGCGGGGGCGCAGTTTCGGCTTCTACACATTCGCGGGCGGGGTGGCATCGGTGGTGGCCTACCTGACATCCACCATCGTCGTGGACACCCTTCATCTGGACTGGGAATGGATCTTCCGCGTTCCCGTGCTTCTCATGCTCGTCGGTGGGATCGTCTTCTACTTACTGTCCCGCGAATCTCCGGACAGCGCGAAAATCGTTCCGCCCAAGCACTTCACCAAGGAACTGACGGTCGAGCACGAGGCGATCACGAACACCGACACCAGCGACGAGGACACCACCGAAGAGGATGCACGCCTCGGGGAGTCATCGCTGTCCCGGTACGCCCATGTGCTGTCGAACCCCAGAATCTGGTCGACGGGATTCGCGATCGGATTCTTGAACGCCGCCCGCTACGGCCTCCTGACCTGGGTGCCCGTGTACTTTCTCTCGACAGATTCACCCCACGGCGACGGCGGTATCAGCCCGGTGTGGACCTCCGTCGCGCTGCCGATCGGCATGGCGGTGGGAGCCCTGGTCAACGGAGAAATATCGGACCGGCTCTTCGGCTCGCGCCGCGATCTGCCGATCATCTTGTTCACCGTCATCGGGGCCATGGCGTCGATAACGATGTATGCCGCTCCCCTCGGTATCACCACGGGGATGATCGTGCTCTTCCTCACCGGGTTCTTCGTCTACGGCCCGCAATCGTCGTTCTGGGCACTCACCGTCGACATTTCCGGCACCAAGGTTGCCGGTACCGCGATCGGCGTAGTGAACTTCTTCGCCTACCTGTTTGCCGGTGCGGCCTCACCGATAACCGGGTACATCATGGACGTGACCGGAAAGACCAGTTACATCTTCCCCATCGTCGCTGCATGCTGCCTCGTGAGCGCGCTGGCAACCCTGACGATCCGTCACCGGCCCCCGAGTCGAGAGCTCGCAGCCTGA
- a CDS encoding phytoene desaturase family protein, with translation MNTVDAVVIGAGPNGLVAAAVLADAGWDVAVVEAQPAPGGAVRSAELVPGYVSDLFSAFYPLSTVSPALRSLDLESHGLRWTRAPITLGHARSAADENAPVIRSEPADTAADLERGHTGDGGAWQALVEQWHDIKEPLLRTLFSPFPPVRGPSRLLRRLGAADTLRLTRFLLLPARRMAHELFRGDAARLLLLGNAMHADIPSDAPGSGFMGYLLTMLAQDGGYPVPAGGAGELSAAMVRRAEYSGAQFHYDDAVTEIEVRSGRAVGVRTASGDRYRARRAVIADVSAPALYGSLLPEDVVPARVRADIEHFEWDTPVVKVNYALSQKIPWRSPSLRDAGTVHLGADADGLVHWMADLTTGVIPAAPFLLFGQMTTADPSRSPKGTESAWAYTHLPRGVADDVSADLLASRVDEVLEAHAPGFGDRIVGRVIQRPSDLEAANVNLVSGAVGGGTAQLHQQLIFRPGPGTSRSETPIAGLYLGSASAHPGGGVHGVSGLNAARAALGEHGPRGWLRRRTSSAVTNLLSNGPIP, from the coding sequence GTGAACACCGTCGACGCAGTGGTCATCGGCGCGGGACCCAACGGCCTCGTCGCAGCGGCCGTCCTGGCCGATGCCGGGTGGGACGTCGCGGTGGTCGAGGCACAACCCGCACCGGGTGGCGCGGTTCGAAGTGCAGAACTCGTCCCCGGGTACGTCTCGGACCTGTTCAGCGCGTTCTATCCGCTGTCCACGGTGTCGCCCGCCCTCCGGAGTCTCGACCTCGAGTCGCACGGACTGCGCTGGACCCGTGCGCCCATCACACTCGGTCATGCCCGTTCCGCCGCCGACGAGAACGCACCTGTGATCCGGTCGGAACCCGCTGACACGGCCGCAGATCTCGAACGCGGCCACACGGGCGACGGTGGTGCGTGGCAAGCACTCGTCGAGCAGTGGCACGACATCAAGGAACCTCTGCTTCGCACTCTCTTCAGCCCGTTTCCGCCGGTCCGCGGTCCGAGTCGCCTGCTCCGGCGACTCGGCGCCGCGGACACACTACGGCTTACCAGGTTCCTGCTCCTTCCCGCCCGTCGTATGGCTCACGAGTTGTTTCGCGGCGACGCCGCTCGACTTCTGTTGCTGGGCAACGCGATGCACGCCGATATCCCCTCGGATGCGCCGGGCAGCGGCTTCATGGGATACCTGCTCACAATGCTCGCTCAGGACGGCGGGTATCCGGTACCGGCCGGCGGAGCGGGAGAGCTGTCGGCCGCGATGGTACGCAGGGCCGAATACTCCGGTGCTCAGTTCCACTACGACGACGCCGTCACGGAGATCGAGGTGCGGTCGGGTCGGGCGGTGGGCGTCAGGACCGCCTCGGGCGACCGATACAGAGCACGTCGCGCCGTGATCGCCGATGTCTCGGCACCCGCCCTGTACGGGTCTCTACTTCCGGAGGACGTCGTTCCTGCCCGCGTGCGAGCCGACATCGAGCACTTCGAGTGGGACACCCCCGTCGTCAAGGTCAATTACGCTCTTTCCCAAAAGATCCCGTGGCGCTCACCCAGCCTGAGAGACGCGGGTACCGTCCATCTGGGTGCCGACGCCGACGGTCTCGTGCACTGGATGGCCGACCTCACCACCGGCGTCATCCCTGCCGCACCCTTCCTGCTCTTCGGTCAGATGACCACCGCCGACCCGTCGCGATCACCGAAAGGCACCGAAAGCGCTTGGGCATACACGCATCTACCACGCGGTGTTGCCGATGACGTATCCGCCGATCTGCTGGCGAGCCGGGTGGACGAGGTCCTCGAGGCGCACGCACCGGGTTTCGGAGATCGGATTGTCGGACGGGTGATCCAGCGTCCCTCGGACCTCGAAGCAGCAAACGTGAACTTGGTGTCGGGCGCGGTGGGCGGTGGCACAGCGCAGCTTCATCAGCAACTGATCTTCCGTCCCGGACCGGGCACCTCGCGGTCGGAAACCCCGATCGCCGGTCTCTACCTGGGCAGTGCCTCGGCCCATCCGGGTGGCGGGGTCCACGGAGTATCGGGACTGAACGCCGCTCGTGCCGCGCTCGGCGAGCACGGACCGCGCGGATGGCTGCGGCGGCGCACCTCGAGCGCTGTTACCAATCTGCTGTCGAACGGGCCAATCCCCTAG
- a CDS encoding LON peptidase substrate-binding domain-containing protein produces MFVLPMFPLGLAMLPGQPLPLHVFEHRYQQLVRDCLDAPGDPLFGVVLIARGTEIGGGDVRHDVGTLARIESHVAIGDGRYELFCRTRERIKVSKWLPDNPYPIAEVDLWPDENSGIHTTDAEYRSLIDRVEFLYDLLGRLAAETGNIAPDIPDIQDLQGDLGAKLFEIATYIPMGDADRHGILAAAGGGERLAEVSEVTENAIEMVRFRLM; encoded by the coding sequence ATGTTCGTACTCCCCATGTTCCCGCTGGGATTGGCCATGCTGCCCGGTCAGCCACTTCCCCTCCACGTGTTCGAGCATCGCTACCAACAACTCGTCCGCGACTGCCTCGATGCTCCCGGCGACCCCCTGTTCGGGGTCGTTCTCATCGCGCGCGGCACCGAGATCGGCGGCGGTGACGTCCGCCACGACGTCGGCACCCTGGCCCGGATCGAGTCCCATGTCGCGATCGGTGACGGGCGATACGAACTGTTCTGCCGCACCCGAGAACGTATCAAGGTCTCGAAGTGGTTGCCGGACAACCCCTATCCGATCGCCGAGGTCGACCTGTGGCCGGACGAGAACTCCGGCATCCATACCACGGATGCCGAATATCGTTCTCTCATAGACAGAGTCGAGTTCTTGTACGACCTACTCGGCAGACTCGCAGCCGAAACCGGCAATATCGCCCCCGACATCCCTGATATCCAGGATTTGCAGGGCGATCTGGGCGCGAAACTGTTCGAGATCGCCACGTACATTCCGATGGGCGACGCCGACCGCCACGGCATTCTCGCTGCTGCCGGGGGAGGCGAACGACTAGCGGAAGTCTCCGAGGTAACCGAGAATGCCATCGAAATGGTCCGGTTCCGGCTGATGTGA
- a CDS encoding DUF309 domain-containing protein has protein sequence MADRDRDNAGRPLNARPRDELGRPLPHDAEGVPRIPDDLRLQPDEAITEAQRLLDHGQPFHAHEVLEGTWKIAPEDERELWQGLAQLAVGLTHLMRGNRTGARSLLRQGHDRIRHYEVSAPHGLDIAGLLTWSEHLTDEIDRIDPLPATPIPRLRIP, from the coding sequence ATGGCCGATCGGGACAGGGACAATGCGGGCAGACCCCTCAACGCGCGCCCGCGGGACGAACTCGGTCGCCCCCTGCCGCACGACGCCGAGGGAGTTCCGCGAATCCCCGACGACCTGCGGCTTCAACCTGACGAGGCGATCACCGAGGCCCAGCGACTCCTCGACCATGGACAGCCGTTCCATGCCCACGAAGTCCTCGAAGGTACGTGGAAGATAGCGCCCGAAGACGAACGGGAACTGTGGCAGGGTCTCGCGCAGCTCGCGGTTGGACTCACCCATCTGATGCGCGGCAACAGGACTGGCGCACGCTCCCTGTTGCGCCAAGGACACGACCGGATCCGACACTACGAAGTGTCGGCGCCACACGGCCTCGACATCGCAGGACTCCTGACATGGTCGGAACACCTCACCGACGAAATCGACCGCATCGACCCTCTACCGGCGACGCCGATACCTCGGTTGAGAATCCCGTGA
- a CDS encoding MFS transporter, producing the protein MTATPTDTAPSSTLTWTPRLWGVLAVLCVVLFLDGLDVSMVGVALPSIGSELGLSTTSLQWIVNGYVLGFGGLLLLGGRTADLLGRRRVFLVALAVFAIASLIGGLVDNGMLLIASRFVKGLAAAFTAPTAMSILTTTFKEGPSRNRALSIFAVFGASGYSSGLMLGGLLTSAGWRWTFLMPVPFAALTLIAAIFLIPHDRPADSGGHDVLGAATLVSGMLLAVYAVVSAPERGWTEPLTLGSFALAGVLLTLFFLVENRVAHPLVRLGLLRIGSIVRANLAIMALFGSYLSFQFMMTIFLQSVLGWSPLKMALGLLPAGVIVVLGSPFAGRLIDAFGTARMTIAALTSFSIGYVWFLFSGSDDPRYAVAILPSVILLGIGFAFGFTSIMAQATAGVADSEQGLASGLVQTSGQVGAALVLALTTALVAIDADSAGGADGAGFHQFYPGLVLVTGVAILGLMITVAPLLGRTTSRL; encoded by the coding sequence GTGACCGCCACCCCCACCGACACAGCCCCATCTTCCACCCTTACCTGGACTCCCCGCCTCTGGGGAGTCCTGGCTGTGTTGTGCGTGGTGCTGTTCCTCGACGGTCTCGACGTGTCGATGGTCGGCGTCGCTCTACCCTCCATCGGGTCCGAGCTTGGGCTGTCGACCACATCTCTGCAGTGGATCGTCAATGGATACGTTCTCGGATTCGGTGGCTTGTTGCTGTTGGGTGGGCGCACAGCCGACCTCCTCGGCCGCCGACGGGTGTTTCTCGTCGCCCTGGCCGTATTCGCTATCGCGTCTCTGATCGGCGGACTCGTCGACAACGGCATGTTGCTGATCGCAAGCCGTTTCGTGAAGGGACTCGCCGCCGCATTCACCGCGCCGACCGCGATGTCGATCCTCACCACCACATTCAAGGAGGGGCCTTCCCGCAACCGGGCTCTGTCGATCTTCGCCGTCTTCGGAGCCAGCGGATACTCCTCCGGGCTGATGCTCGGTGGACTGCTGACCAGCGCGGGTTGGCGCTGGACGTTTCTCATGCCGGTGCCCTTTGCGGCCCTGACGCTGATCGCGGCCATCTTTCTGATCCCCCACGACCGTCCGGCAGATTCCGGCGGACACGACGTCCTGGGAGCCGCCACACTGGTGTCGGGGATGCTGCTCGCGGTGTATGCCGTCGTCTCGGCGCCGGAACGCGGTTGGACCGAGCCCCTCACCCTCGGCTCCTTCGCCCTTGCCGGCGTCCTGCTCACACTGTTCTTCCTCGTCGAGAACCGTGTGGCCCACCCGTTGGTTCGCCTGGGGCTTCTCCGGATCGGATCGATCGTGCGGGCGAACCTCGCCATAATGGCCCTGTTCGGCTCCTACCTCAGTTTCCAGTTCATGATGACCATCTTCCTGCAGTCGGTGCTCGGCTGGTCGCCACTGAAGATGGCGCTCGGACTGCTCCCCGCCGGCGTCATCGTGGTACTCGGATCGCCGTTCGCCGGACGCCTGATCGACGCCTTCGGCACCGCACGAATGACCATCGCGGCCCTGACCTCCTTCAGCATCGGCTACGTGTGGTTCCTCTTCTCCGGCAGCGATGATCCCCGGTACGCGGTCGCGATCCTCCCGAGCGTGATCCTGCTGGGCATCGGCTTTGCGTTCGGATTCACCTCGATCATGGCGCAAGCCACAGCAGGTGTCGCAGACTCCGAACAAGGATTGGCGTCGGGACTTGTGCAGACTTCCGGGCAAGTGGGCGCGGCACTCGTGCTGGCCCTGACCACTGCATTGGTCGCCATCGACGCCGACTCGGCCGGTGGTGCCGACGGCGCCGGATTCCATCAGTTCTACCCCGGTCTCGTGCTCGTAACCGGGGTGGCAATACTGGGACTGATGATCACGGTCGCACCGTTGCTCGGCAGGACTACCAGCAGGCTTTGA
- a CDS encoding MFS transporter — protein sequence MADLQGSFRGVPTIAARMDRLPITRHHRWLTVAIGLGLFFDIYEIFLAGVLGSVLREDFHLSASRLPLLLSSAFLGMFIGALCIGRLADVLGRRRAFLLSLGIYSAFSLLAAFSVGPAMLVVTRFMAGIGIGAEPPVSDTYLGDLLPAQSRGRYTAWAYTLSFFGVPASGFLAHWLVPLAPFGLAGWRWMFVIGALGAVIVLALRTVLPESPRWLEATGRTAEADAIVRRFESQAIAEGNVLSHPDDRRIVADSGTGALRNLFVAPYLRRTVMMSVFQMLQTWGYYGFGTLVPLVLVAKGFPVVDSLLFSAVTFIGYPVGSALSIPIVERIERKFLVMGSGIVMAVFGLAFGFADATWVILLFGFLYTAVSNLFSNASHIYLAEIFPTGLRGTAASGTYSLSRLSSAAMPFILVPLLDHAGAGTLFAVVAGALIAMALDIGLLGPRTTGRALESVNSAPPAQAASSRLGGR from the coding sequence ATGGCTGACCTCCAGGGTTCTTTTCGGGGAGTCCCGACGATCGCCGCTCGGATGGATCGTCTGCCGATCACCCGGCACCATCGGTGGCTGACGGTGGCGATCGGGCTCGGCCTGTTTTTCGATATCTACGAGATCTTCTTGGCCGGGGTGCTCGGAAGTGTGCTGCGTGAGGACTTTCATCTGAGTGCTTCGCGGTTGCCGCTCCTGCTGTCGTCAGCCTTTCTGGGAATGTTCATCGGTGCGCTGTGCATCGGGCGCCTGGCCGACGTGCTCGGGCGTCGCCGAGCGTTCCTGCTGAGCCTCGGCATCTACTCCGCGTTTTCCCTGCTCGCTGCGTTCAGCGTCGGGCCGGCGATGCTGGTGGTTACCCGGTTCATGGCCGGCATCGGGATCGGTGCCGAGCCCCCGGTGTCGGATACATACCTCGGTGATCTGTTGCCGGCCCAGAGCCGGGGACGCTATACGGCGTGGGCCTACACGCTGTCGTTCTTCGGCGTGCCCGCATCGGGATTCCTTGCCCACTGGCTGGTGCCCCTGGCGCCCTTCGGCCTTGCGGGGTGGCGGTGGATGTTCGTGATCGGAGCACTCGGCGCGGTGATCGTGTTAGCGCTGAGGACGGTTCTTCCGGAGTCACCTCGCTGGCTCGAGGCGACCGGGCGCACCGCCGAGGCCGACGCCATCGTGCGCCGCTTCGAGTCGCAAGCCATCGCAGAGGGAAATGTGCTGTCGCATCCGGACGACAGGCGGATCGTCGCTGATTCGGGGACCGGGGCGTTGCGGAACCTCTTCGTGGCGCCCTATCTCAGGCGGACAGTGATGATGTCGGTTTTCCAAATGCTGCAGACCTGGGGCTATTACGGGTTCGGCACTCTCGTACCTCTGGTGTTGGTGGCGAAGGGATTTCCGGTCGTGGACTCTCTGCTGTTCAGCGCGGTCACCTTCATCGGCTACCCGGTGGGGTCGGCATTGTCGATCCCCATCGTCGAGCGGATCGAGCGCAAGTTCCTGGTGATGGGTTCGGGGATTGTGATGGCAGTCTTCGGGCTGGCATTCGGCTTCGCGGACGCGACCTGGGTGATCTTGTTGTTCGGGTTCCTCTACACCGCGGTGTCGAATCTGTTTTCCAACGCGTCTCACATTTACCTGGCTGAGATCTTTCCCACGGGGTTGCGCGGAACGGCCGCCAGCGGTACCTACTCGCTGTCCCGGCTCTCCAGCGCTGCGATGCCGTTCATTCTGGTGCCACTGCTCGATCACGCAGGCGCGGGGACTCTGTTCGCGGTGGTCGCGGGGGCCTTGATCGCGATGGCTCTGGACATCGGGCTACTCGGGCCGCGCACCACCGGCCGCGCGCTCGAATCGGTCAATTCAGCCCCGCCCGCTCAGGCTGCGAGCTCTCGACTCGGGGGCCGGTGA